The proteins below come from a single Mesobacillus jeotgali genomic window:
- a CDS encoding toxic anion resistance protein, whose product MHNRNVSPLMDNSREMLSEEAVNDIQLAMRNEPEVQQLARSIDEHDIIRILEYGKEPAVEISRLSDQIIAVMRTYNVKGFGQLHTQLGRVMDRFDKKDFEKNSGGLISKLFKKREKMLDRLYSKYQSIGIEMEQVYVKISEYQNEMAETATMLEQLYEQNIQYYLLLEKFVVAGEMKLNELKTNKLPKLEQNALNGNQIDSMELDYLRNAIELLEHRILDLGMAKIVALQTAPQIRLLQRGNAKLIGKINSTFITTIPIFKNGLIRAVAAKKQKLAAESMKELDRRTNELMVQKVRNMAGQSIEAACLSGCPEIKIETIQECFNIILKGMQEAKIIEEENKRLREEGEQRLKELQKNFHNSKQK is encoded by the coding sequence ATTCACAACCGGAATGTGAGCCCGTTAATGGACAATTCGAGGGAAATGTTGAGTGAAGAAGCGGTTAACGATATACAGTTGGCAATGAGAAATGAACCTGAGGTGCAGCAGCTGGCACGGAGCATTGATGAACATGATATCATCCGAATTCTTGAATACGGGAAGGAGCCAGCAGTTGAGATTTCCCGTCTTTCGGATCAAATCATTGCTGTGATGCGGACGTATAATGTAAAGGGATTTGGGCAATTACATACGCAGCTGGGCAGGGTTATGGATCGTTTTGACAAAAAAGATTTTGAAAAAAACTCTGGAGGACTGATCAGCAAGCTATTCAAGAAACGGGAAAAGATGCTTGATAGGCTATATAGCAAATACCAGTCGATAGGGATAGAAATGGAACAGGTATATGTGAAAATTTCTGAATATCAAAATGAGATGGCTGAAACAGCGACTATGCTAGAACAGTTGTATGAACAGAACATCCAATATTACCTGCTGCTTGAAAAATTTGTGGTGGCTGGAGAGATGAAGCTGAATGAATTGAAAACAAACAAGCTTCCAAAGCTTGAACAAAATGCTTTGAATGGTAATCAAATAGATTCGATGGAACTTGATTACTTGCGCAATGCGATAGAGCTCCTGGAACATAGAATATTAGACCTTGGAATGGCAAAAATCGTCGCTTTGCAGACTGCACCACAAATAAGGCTGCTTCAAAGAGGGAATGCAAAGCTCATTGGCAAAATCAATTCGACATTTATAACTACTATTCCAATTTTTAAAAACGGGTTGATTCGGGCGGTAGCAGCAAAAAAGCAAAAACTAGCGGCTGAATCAATGAAAGAGCTCGATCGGCGCACGAATGAACTGATGGTCCAGAAAGTCCGGAACATGGCGGGTCAAAGTATTGAGGCTGCCTGTTTATCGGGTTGCCCTGAGATCAAGATTGAGACGATACAGGAATGCTTCAACATTATCCTAAAGGGAATGCAGGAAGCAAAGATAATCGAAGAAGAAAATAAGCGCCTTCGTGAAGAAGGGGAACAGCGTTTAAAAGAGCTGCAGAAAAACTTTCATAATAGTAAGCAGAAGTAA
- a CDS encoding conserved virulence factor C family protein, giving the protein MKIVSIEPTPSPNTMKINLDEELPMGKSNNYKKDSAAGAPEVVLNILDIEGVKGVYHVADFLAVERNAKFDWKVILPEVRKAFGEDAEESGDAEPEINEHFGEVKVLVQVYKGIPMQVKLTDGTEEKRYGLPETFVKKVGEVQTPEDNVVMVRRWKELGVRYGEFDQVGNDVVEELLAAYPPERLEELVKLAKNPGQEAQLKAAKKKIRITEADLENQDWRVRYQLLEQMEDPSVNDLPVLEKALQDEKASIRRLATVYLGMIEDKKVLPLLYKALNDKTVTVRRTAGDCLSDLGFSEAMDEMMEALKDPSKLVRWRAAMFLYEVGDESALPTLKDAEDDPEFEVSMQVKLAIARIELGEEAKGSVWKQMTEARKQ; this is encoded by the coding sequence GTGAAAATTGTATCAATAGAACCAACGCCAAGTCCGAATACGATGAAGATCAATCTAGATGAGGAACTTCCTATGGGCAAGAGCAATAACTATAAAAAGGATTCAGCGGCCGGGGCACCGGAAGTCGTATTGAACATACTGGATATTGAAGGGGTAAAAGGGGTTTATCATGTTGCAGATTTCCTCGCAGTCGAAAGAAATGCAAAGTTTGACTGGAAGGTGATTCTTCCTGAGGTCAGAAAAGCGTTCGGAGAAGATGCAGAGGAATCAGGGGACGCTGAACCTGAAATCAATGAGCATTTTGGGGAAGTAAAAGTCCTTGTACAAGTATATAAGGGGATTCCCATGCAGGTGAAGCTTACTGACGGCACTGAAGAGAAGCGGTATGGGCTGCCAGAAACATTCGTGAAAAAAGTAGGAGAGGTACAGACTCCAGAAGATAACGTTGTTATGGTCCGCAGGTGGAAAGAACTCGGAGTCCGTTACGGAGAATTCGATCAAGTAGGAAATGATGTTGTGGAAGAACTTTTAGCGGCATACCCTCCTGAGAGGCTGGAGGAGCTCGTAAAGCTGGCTAAAAATCCTGGTCAGGAAGCTCAGTTAAAAGCAGCAAAGAAAAAAATCAGGATAACAGAAGCGGATTTGGAAAATCAGGATTGGCGGGTAAGATACCAGCTTCTTGAGCAAATGGAAGATCCGTCTGTTAACGATCTGCCTGTGCTTGAAAAAGCTTTACAGGATGAGAAAGCATCCATACGCCGGTTGGCCACCGTTTATTTAGGAATGATTGAGGACAAAAAGGTGCTGCCTTTGCTTTACAAAGCCTTAAACGACAAAACCGTTACCGTTCGCAGGACAGCGGGTGACTGCTTATCCGATCTAGGTTTCTCGGAAGCGATGGACGAAATGATGGAAGCACTTAAGGACCCAAGTAAGCTTGTTCGCTGGCGTGCAGCGATGTTCCTTTATGAAGTTGGAGATGAAAGCGCATTGCCAACTTTAAAAGATGCAGAAGATGACCCCGAATTCGAAGTAAGCATGCAGGTGAAACTGGCAATTGCCCGTATCGAGCTTGGCGAGGAAGCAAAAGGCTCAGTCTGGAAACAGATGACGGAAGCCAGGAAACAATAA
- a CDS encoding YpjP family protein: MPAWLRKSLVVMISIVTFGMVSPAQVNGFLTTTAERSEKSTSAETSFIDSLDVPVDEEAERDLFIDRAMREAEQQSFQKFGKKIGPVIEDEFRQSILPNIETAIEMVALQYPGEKLNSLRITEMPGGGESEKIFHILGDNGKDIIRFHVRRDQPPKDGFWFNFHYHTYHDNFQTHYELGKIFWAKNTPPKWKS; the protein is encoded by the coding sequence ATGCCCGCATGGCTGCGCAAATCGCTCGTTGTCATGATCTCCATCGTCACTTTTGGGATGGTGTCTCCTGCCCAGGTGAATGGGTTCCTGACAACTACAGCTGAAAGATCAGAAAAATCAACCTCTGCCGAAACCAGTTTCATTGACTCGCTCGATGTACCCGTAGATGAGGAAGCGGAGAGGGACTTGTTCATTGACAGAGCAATGAGAGAAGCCGAACAACAATCTTTCCAGAAGTTCGGTAAGAAAATTGGTCCAGTGATTGAAGATGAATTCAGGCAAAGTATTTTGCCAAACATTGAAACGGCGATTGAAATGGTAGCTTTGCAGTATCCTGGTGAAAAACTGAATTCTCTTCGGATCACGGAGATGCCTGGCGGCGGTGAGTCGGAAAAAATATTCCATATACTCGGAGACAATGGCAAAGACATTATCCGTTTCCACGTAAGGCGAGACCAGCCGCCGAAGGATGGTTTCTGGTTTAATTTTCATTACCATACTTATCATGATAACTTCCAGACCCATTATGAGCTTGGAAAAATCTTTTGGGCAAAAAATACTCCGCCTAAATGGAAAAGCTGA
- a CDS encoding BrxA/BrxB family bacilliredoxin, whose product MSMAYEEYMRQMVKPMREELTRADFKELLTAAEVEEFMENAEGTTLVVVNSVCGCAAGLARPSATQALLRSEKKPDHLVTVFAGQDKEATAKMREYFTGLEPSSPSMALLKGKEVVHFIPRHDIEGQPMEAIMDNLTSAFDAHC is encoded by the coding sequence ATGTCAATGGCATATGAAGAATATATGAGACAAATGGTAAAGCCAATGCGTGAGGAATTAACTCGTGCGGATTTCAAAGAACTGCTTACCGCTGCGGAAGTTGAGGAATTCATGGAAAATGCAGAAGGAACAACACTGGTCGTAGTGAATTCCGTTTGTGGTTGTGCTGCGGGTCTTGCCCGTCCGTCTGCAACTCAAGCACTCTTGCGAAGTGAGAAGAAACCTGACCATCTTGTGACTGTTTTTGCTGGCCAGGACAAAGAAGCAACTGCCAAAATGCGTGAGTATTTCACAGGCCTAGAGCCATCTTCACCATCAATGGCATTGTTGAAAGGAAAAGAAGTTGTTCACTTCATTCCTCGCCATGATATCGAAGGTCAGCCGATGGAAGCGATCATGGATAACTTAACTTCTGCTTTTGATGCCCATTGCTAG
- the ilvD gene encoding dihydroxy-acid dehydratase has translation MEKDLRIKSHVFSDDARKAPNRAMLRAVGFGDDDFKKPMIGIASTWSEVTPCNIHIDKLAVKAKEGARAAGGAPLIFNTITVSDGISMGTDGMRYSLPSRDLIADSIETVVQGESLDGFVAIGGCDKNMPGCMMAIARMDLPAVFVYGGTIKPGKLDDRDIDIVSAFEGVGQYNKGAIGDEQLHKIECHACPGSGSCGGMYTANTMASAIEALGMSLPGSSSHPAETDEKREDCYKAGEIVYQMLEQDIRPRQILTKEAFENAITVVMALGGSTNAVLHLMAIAHAAEVDLTLDDFNRIQARVPHLADLKPSGKYVMQDLFEAGGVPAVMKLLLKEGMLHGDCLTVTGKTLEENLKDFPDLKPGQKVIRPAAQPFRKDGPLVVLKGNLAPDGAVAKVSGLKVKAMTGPAKVFDDEESASKAVISDEIVAGDVLVIRYEGPKGGPGMPEMLSLSAILVGKGLGESVALLTDGRFSGGSHGLVIGHIAPEAQVGGPIALIKDGDLITVDSEQRLISVALSEEELVARKQNWTPPSLPSRGALAKYARLVSCSSKGAVTDHFEGKTAQEPVHS, from the coding sequence TTGGAAAAGGATTTAAGAATTAAGAGCCATGTGTTTAGTGATGATGCCAGAAAGGCGCCGAACAGGGCCATGCTTCGGGCGGTAGGGTTCGGTGACGATGATTTCAAGAAGCCGATGATCGGAATAGCGAGTACGTGGAGCGAGGTTACTCCTTGTAATATACATATTGATAAGCTTGCTGTGAAAGCGAAAGAGGGTGCAAGGGCAGCAGGTGGAGCGCCGTTGATTTTCAACACAATCACTGTATCAGATGGAATTTCAATGGGTACAGACGGCATGCGCTATTCGCTCCCTAGTCGTGACTTAATTGCTGACTCGATCGAAACAGTGGTCCAGGGAGAGAGCCTGGACGGTTTTGTCGCAATAGGCGGCTGTGATAAAAATATGCCTGGCTGTATGATGGCTATTGCTAGAATGGACCTTCCTGCTGTTTTTGTTTATGGCGGCACGATCAAGCCAGGCAAGCTTGATGATCGGGACATTGACATAGTTTCTGCTTTCGAAGGTGTTGGCCAATATAACAAGGGTGCGATAGGTGATGAACAGCTTCATAAGATTGAATGTCATGCTTGCCCGGGTTCGGGTTCATGTGGAGGGATGTACACAGCGAATACAATGGCCAGCGCAATCGAGGCCCTAGGGATGAGCCTGCCGGGAAGTTCATCACATCCGGCGGAAACCGATGAAAAGCGTGAAGATTGCTATAAAGCAGGAGAAATAGTCTATCAGATGCTTGAGCAGGATATTCGGCCAAGACAGATACTAACGAAGGAAGCATTTGAGAATGCTATTACTGTCGTAATGGCGCTAGGGGGATCTACAAATGCCGTTCTTCATTTAATGGCAATAGCACATGCTGCAGAAGTCGACCTGACGCTGGATGATTTCAACAGAATTCAGGCAAGAGTCCCCCATCTTGCTGATTTGAAGCCAAGCGGCAAATATGTCATGCAGGACCTTTTTGAAGCTGGCGGGGTTCCGGCAGTCATGAAACTCCTTCTAAAAGAAGGAATGCTGCACGGTGATTGTCTCACGGTTACAGGAAAAACACTTGAAGAGAATCTAAAGGACTTTCCTGACCTAAAACCTGGCCAAAAAGTAATCCGGCCTGCAGCCCAGCCTTTTAGAAAGGACGGCCCACTCGTTGTTTTGAAAGGAAACCTTGCACCAGATGGCGCAGTAGCGAAAGTATCCGGTTTGAAGGTGAAAGCCATGACGGGTCCTGCCAAGGTTTTTGATGACGAGGAATCTGCTTCCAAAGCCGTTATTTCCGATGAAATTGTCGCTGGTGACGTATTGGTCATCCGTTATGAGGGACCAAAAGGAGGCCCGGGCATGCCTGAGATGCTGAGTTTATCAGCGATACTTGTAGGCAAAGGCCTTGGAGAAAGTGTTGCATTGCTGACAGATGGAAGATTTTCTGGAGGCAGTCATGGCCTGGTAATTGGCCACATTGCCCCTGAAGCACAGGTTGGCGGTCCGATTGCATTGATAAAAGATGGGGACTTGATCACTGTTGATAGTGAACAAAGGCTGATTTCAGTTGCCTTGAGTGAGGAAGAGCTGGTTGCCCGCAAGCAAAACTGGACACCGCCATCACTACCTTCCAGAGGGGCACTTGCTAAATACGCCAGACTTGTATCTTGTTCCTCCAAAGGAGCTGTAACGGATCATTTTGAAGGAAAGACAGCTCAAGAGCCCGTACATTCCTAG
- a CDS encoding YceG family protein, which yields MYSHVNQIIIHPLPVTYDNWLDLINTPASERPFYKKDGAFTHIGQVTANFIGIPHDEDEYYNQLYDYVHSNKLILLNDSSLNHSLDHFRLKSIEKISKFNGEQTLSIKRFVALMDQENLLPSFDNFLINRQIRDAAVKMTELYLRTEKGGLESQEFISILNDVIAWLFYNLNQHLKKANPDGDMPAFLWYGNYRKSHQYLLYFLIQLGCDLVTFTPAGNDVLAISGPDKLKAFVHIFPETSIPKPLPMKKGKQTSTVAYRASKDIEKLLNYDGTIFYKPWQLREYVPNAVTLKTTYDELFLVAREKAMIRPYFEVENRNVKIPALFAKINGVSSNRREYWNHLHGLILQENTYLVKSLPFSKGANSDFRFHYHKSLDNDGLLNPEKMTGSRYWKYSHLPSGLQESLASAIRNICAKPNLKPRNSEKEDDVKIYLFNQSMQIPPFILKMLQKYDYSQNVPKLIIFNNQLNGSLTRPDAALLLLLNQFGIDLVVYNPAGHSDIEKYIDNSVFVSHWLEDVVFELELKEPSAIKKVIFQGILKILRRD from the coding sequence ATGTATTCACATGTGAACCAAATTATAATTCATCCATTGCCTGTTACATATGACAACTGGCTGGACCTGATCAATACTCCTGCAAGTGAGCGGCCATTTTACAAAAAAGACGGTGCCTTCACACATATCGGCCAGGTCACTGCCAATTTCATCGGCATTCCTCATGATGAAGATGAGTATTATAACCAATTGTATGACTATGTTCACTCGAACAAGCTGATTTTGTTAAACGACTCATCACTAAATCATTCACTGGATCACTTCCGATTAAAATCAATCGAAAAAATAAGCAAATTTAATGGAGAACAAACTCTATCTATAAAACGCTTTGTGGCGCTCATGGACCAAGAAAATTTACTGCCATCCTTTGATAACTTCCTGATCAATAGACAAATAAGGGATGCTGCTGTTAAAATGACCGAACTGTATTTAAGAACTGAAAAAGGCGGACTCGAGAGCCAGGAGTTCATTTCAATTCTAAACGATGTCATAGCATGGCTCTTTTACAATTTGAATCAACATCTAAAGAAAGCAAATCCTGATGGTGATATGCCTGCATTCCTCTGGTATGGAAACTACAGGAAAAGCCATCAGTACCTGTTATACTTTTTAATACAACTTGGGTGCGATCTGGTTACTTTCACACCGGCTGGAAATGATGTATTAGCGATCTCCGGGCCGGATAAGCTGAAAGCCTTTGTCCATATTTTCCCGGAGACAAGTATTCCAAAGCCGTTGCCAATGAAAAAGGGTAAGCAAACCTCGACGGTAGCATACCGGGCATCAAAGGATATTGAGAAACTCCTAAACTATGATGGAACGATTTTTTATAAACCATGGCAGTTAAGAGAGTACGTACCAAATGCTGTTACCCTGAAGACAACGTATGACGAATTGTTTTTAGTTGCCAGGGAAAAGGCGATGATTAGGCCATATTTTGAAGTGGAGAACAGAAATGTTAAGATTCCTGCCTTGTTTGCAAAAATTAATGGTGTCTCAAGTAATCGCCGTGAATATTGGAATCACCTTCATGGGTTGATTTTGCAGGAAAATACCTATCTCGTTAAAAGCCTTCCATTTTCAAAGGGTGCAAACAGTGACTTCCGATTCCATTATCATAAATCCCTGGACAATGACGGACTGCTTAATCCGGAAAAGATGACAGGGTCCCGTTACTGGAAGTACAGTCACCTGCCTTCTGGTCTTCAAGAAAGTCTTGCTTCTGCAATCAGGAATATATGTGCAAAGCCTAATCTGAAGCCGCGGAATAGTGAGAAAGAGGATGATGTCAAGATCTATTTGTTTAATCAGTCAATGCAGATACCGCCATTCATTTTGAAAATGCTGCAGAAATACGACTACTCCCAAAATGTGCCTAAGCTGATTATTTTCAATAACCAACTCAACGGATCGCTGACCAGGCCAGATGCTGCGCTCCTGCTGCTATTAAATCAATTTGGTATTGATTTAGTGGTTTATAACCCGGCTGGTCACAGTGATATAGAAAAATACATCGACAATAGCGTATTTGTATCCCACTGGCTTGAGGATGTTGTTTTCGAACTAGAGTTAAAGGAACCTTCCGCTATAAAAAAAGTAATCTTTCAAGGCATTTTAAAAATCCTAAGGAGAGATTAA
- a CDS encoding TerC family protein, whose product MADILQGFVDTYVQFFNWDMWVEVLTDPVSWGLIGTLVILEGLLSADNALVLAVMVKHLPEKQRKRALFYGLLGAYAFRFIAIGIGVYLIEFWWVKVMGAGYLAWLAIKYFIEKKKSVDQDSGEVAGINQSGLLIRLFGTFWGTVAAVELMDIAFSVDSVLAALGISEEVWVLLLGGMLGVLMMRGVAGVFLRLIERIPELETTAYILIFIISAKMLAGVFGIHIEHAYFFILLLITFTGTFVVHFLNKKKAEVNEQQKNVQ is encoded by the coding sequence ATGGCAGACATACTGCAAGGGTTTGTAGATACTTATGTCCAGTTTTTCAATTGGGATATGTGGGTCGAGGTTTTAACGGACCCTGTCAGCTGGGGGCTGATCGGGACACTCGTCATCCTTGAAGGGCTTTTATCTGCTGATAACGCCTTAGTGCTGGCTGTGATGGTGAAACACTTGCCAGAGAAACAGAGAAAAAGAGCTTTATTCTATGGACTGCTTGGCGCATATGCGTTCAGGTTCATCGCGATTGGGATAGGTGTATATCTAATCGAGTTCTGGTGGGTTAAAGTTATGGGCGCTGGTTATCTGGCCTGGCTGGCAATCAAATACTTTATTGAGAAGAAAAAAAGTGTGGATCAGGATAGCGGGGAAGTAGCTGGAATCAATCAGAGCGGCTTGCTGATACGGTTGTTTGGTACATTTTGGGGTACGGTTGCCGCAGTGGAATTAATGGATATTGCATTCTCTGTGGATAGCGTTCTTGCAGCATTGGGTATCAGTGAGGAAGTGTGGGTATTGCTTCTTGGCGGTATGCTGGGTGTTTTGATGATGAGAGGAGTTGCGGGAGTATTCCTTAGGTTGATTGAGCGGATTCCAGAACTGGAGACGACTGCCTATATCCTGATTTTTATCATTTCAGCAAAAATGCTGGCTGGAGTTTTTGGAATCCATATAGAACATGCCTATTTCTTCATCCTGCTGCTGATCACTTTTACAGGAACATTTGTCGTCCACTTCCTGAATAAGAAAAAGGCCGAAGTAAATGAACAGCAAAAGAATGTCCAATAA
- a CDS encoding anthrax toxin lethal factor-related metalloendopeptidase, translating to MRKVYQIFVVIILSFTMLGSSNANMDGIFLYEYPKQSVLYESLHPDDARIAGRLIVLPEKDFDQVEAAMIIKRLTTLPESMIQKAVDTNIKVKLFEGSLTDNPTASHLKGIVPRGYTTEKTWDQVPGIGGSRTVLVKIGSSEKGKGHGSVNLELHEFAHSLDRHVYDGIRHEQRFQEIWKRESRLLFPGRAYFLDYPEEYFAESFAMFYIGGLPAKLLKEAAPQTYQYIEGLK from the coding sequence ATGCGAAAGGTCTATCAAATATTCGTTGTTATCATACTTTCCTTCACAATGCTCGGCAGCTCCAATGCTAATATGGACGGCATTTTTCTATATGAATACCCTAAACAATCCGTGCTCTATGAATCACTCCATCCTGATGATGCAAGGATTGCTGGCAGATTGATCGTTTTACCGGAAAAGGACTTTGATCAGGTAGAAGCGGCTATGATCATAAAAAGACTTACGACCCTCCCGGAAAGCATGATTCAAAAAGCTGTAGACACCAATATTAAAGTGAAATTATTTGAAGGCAGTTTGACAGATAATCCAACTGCCAGCCATTTGAAGGGGATTGTCCCGCGAGGATATACAACTGAAAAGACATGGGATCAGGTACCGGGGATTGGCGGGTCAAGGACCGTGCTTGTGAAAATTGGCAGCAGTGAAAAGGGAAAGGGCCACGGTTCTGTCAATCTTGAACTGCATGAATTCGCGCATTCACTTGACCGGCATGTTTATGACGGAATCAGGCACGAGCAAAGGTTCCAGGAAATCTGGAAGCGTGAAAGCCGGCTGCTTTTCCCGGGCCGTGCCTATTTCCTTGATTACCCTGAGGAATACTTTGCTGAAAGCTTTGCAATGTTCTATATTGGCGGATTGCCGGCAAAACTCCTAAAAGAGGCCGCACCGCAAACCTATCAATATATTGAAGGCCTCAAGTAG
- a CDS encoding class I SAM-dependent methyltransferase translates to MFVTTAGRTNESMTAKARAIALELNVDFIPRRKRSVSGIQEIVKDDCLVVGKERLELFPLGAAEPFFFHPNSAMFRIKRLMKGESDPLIDAAKLREGMSVLDCSLGLGSDSIVASFVVGESGSVTGIEARQELAYLVKTGLKAWESGYEAINKSMAKITVIQGYSLEFLKLQEDKSVDCVYFDPMFDESILESDGIRGLTHFAVYDGLTQEVIDHAIRVARKRVVLKDHFRSGRFDEFGFDVYRRKTAKFHFGVIEKE, encoded by the coding sequence GTGTTTGTGACAACAGCAGGCAGGACAAATGAGAGTATGACCGCGAAAGCAAGAGCTATAGCCCTGGAGCTTAATGTGGATTTCATCCCGAGGAGAAAAAGGTCAGTGTCAGGTATCCAGGAAATCGTGAAGGATGATTGCCTGGTAGTTGGCAAAGAGCGTCTTGAGCTTTTCCCGCTTGGAGCTGCGGAGCCTTTCTTTTTCCACCCGAATTCCGCTATGTTCCGAATCAAACGATTAATGAAAGGGGAAAGTGATCCCCTCATAGACGCAGCTAAGTTGCGGGAAGGGATGAGTGTTCTTGACTGTTCGCTTGGTCTTGGGTCCGATAGTATCGTTGCGAGCTTTGTGGTAGGTGAGTCAGGATCTGTCACAGGAATTGAAGCAAGACAAGAGCTCGCATATTTGGTTAAAACCGGACTCAAAGCATGGGAATCAGGATATGAAGCCATCAATAAGTCGATGGCCAAAATAACAGTCATTCAAGGTTATTCACTGGAGTTCCTCAAGTTGCAGGAAGACAAAAGCGTAGATTGTGTATATTTTGACCCAATGTTCGATGAGTCGATATTAGAGTCAGATGGAATCAGGGGCCTGACTCATTTCGCTGTTTACGATGGGCTTACACAAGAAGTCATTGATCATGCGATACGTGTTGCCAGGAAGCGAGTAGTTCTGAAAGACCATTTCCGAAGCGGGCGATTTGATGAGTTTGGCTTTGATGTTTACAGAAGAAAAACAGCAAAATTCCATTTCGGAGTAATAGAAAAAGAATGA